From the Clostridium putrefaciens genome, one window contains:
- a CDS encoding PLP-dependent aminotransferase family protein yields MIFSSFEISSEQKINVQIENHIKEGIEKGILQKGDKLPSTREISKVLNVSRNCVIIAYENLENLGIIKSLRGKGTFVSTEANTIDGDLTISWSHMVNDYGNSCRDLDIIKTELPWKRGMISFKSIAPDESLFDIEEFKRSFLNIFSTEGDKLLNYGYAKGYKPLIEYIKKYMEDKGINVDQKDVLITNGFTEGFDILLSTLTKRGDIIACEEPTHNTAIKIMKSHGLNIASVPMNFDGIDIDLLEKTLKEKSPKVLYLIPSYHNPTGIVMRGEKRQKVYKLCERYKVPILEDGFNEELLYSSSHVAPIASLCVKGNGVIYVGSFSKVLFPGLRIGWILADKNLIDTLESVKRARTIHSSFLDQAILYNYMESGAFTRYMKKIRKHYRDKYNFTLQQVKMYIPYEYIWGEGGLHIFIKLEGVSGREVLKSCYNKGVVFMPGDIFYNEDNGSDTIRIGFSRVTKEDIEKGIKIIGDVVKELSYKI; encoded by the coding sequence TTGATTTTTTCATCCTTTGAGATTAGTTCTGAACAAAAGATAAATGTGCAGATAGAAAATCATATAAAAGAAGGTATAGAAAAAGGGATCTTACAAAAAGGCGATAAGCTACCTTCAACTAGAGAAATAAGTAAGGTACTAAATGTAAGTAGAAATTGTGTGATTATAGCCTATGAAAACTTAGAGAATCTAGGAATTATAAAGAGTTTAAGGGGTAAGGGTACCTTTGTATCAACTGAAGCTAATACTATAGATGGAGACCTTACCATTAGCTGGAGCCATATGGTTAATGATTATGGTAATAGTTGTAGAGATTTAGATATAATAAAGACAGAGTTACCTTGGAAAAGGGGTATGATTTCATTTAAGAGCATCGCTCCTGATGAAAGTTTGTTTGACATAGAAGAATTTAAAAGATCTTTCTTAAATATATTTTCTACAGAGGGTGATAAGTTATTAAATTACGGCTATGCTAAGGGGTACAAACCATTAATAGAGTATATCAAAAAGTATATGGAAGATAAGGGCATAAATGTAGATCAAAAAGATGTACTAATAACTAATGGATTTACAGAGGGGTTTGATATATTATTAAGTACATTAACTAAAAGAGGAGATATTATAGCCTGCGAGGAACCAACTCATAATACGGCTATAAAGATAATGAAGTCACATGGACTAAATATAGCATCTGTTCCTATGAATTTTGATGGGATAGACATAGATTTATTAGAAAAGACACTTAAAGAGAAATCTCCAAAAGTATTATATCTAATACCTTCTTACCATAATCCAACGGGTATTGTAATGAGGGGTGAGAAAAGACAAAAGGTATATAAGCTTTGTGAAAGATATAAAGTACCTATATTAGAAGATGGGTTTAATGAGGAACTTTTATATTCTAGTTCACATGTGGCTCCAATAGCATCTTTATGTGTAAAGGGGAATGGAGTAATATATGTAGGTAGCTTTTCTAAGGTCTTATTTCCGGGACTTAGGATAGGATGGATTTTGGCAGATAAGAATCTTATAGATACTTTAGAAAGCGTTAAGAGAGCAAGAACTATTCATTCCTCTTTTTTAGATCAAGCAATACTTTATAATTATATGGAGAGTGGTGCTTTTACAAGATATATGAAAAAGATAAGAAAGCACTATAGAGATAAGTATAATTTCACACTACAGCAGGTGAAAATGTATATACCCTATGAGTATATATGGGGTGAAGGTGGACTTCATATTTTTATAAAGCTAGAAGGAGTAAGTGGAAGAGAGGTCTTGAAGAGTTGTTATAATAAAGGCGTTGTGTTTATGCCGGGAGATATATTCTATAATGAGGATAATGGATCAGATACAATAAGGATAGGATTTTCGAGAGTAACTAAAGAAGATATAGAAAAGGGTATAAAGATAATAGGTGATGTAGTCAAAGAATTAAGTTATAAGATATAA
- the gap gene encoding type I glyceraldehyde-3-phosphate dehydrogenase has product MSIRVAINGFGRIGRSVLRIAEDRLSEDIEIVAINARADSETLAHLFKYDSCYGKFNGTIESTDDTLIVNDKHIKICRESDPENLPWEALGVDIVIESTGIFKKKKDLLKHIKAGAKKVILTAPGKDEDITIVMGVNEEDLNIKTHTIISNASCTTNCLAPFAKVLDDSFGIVKGLMTTIHSYTNDQQLLDKTHKDLRRARSAGESIIPTTTGAAKAVGKVLPNLKGKLNGFSLRVPTVTVSITDLVCELSKDVTVEDVNNALKKASMGSMKGILGYSEEPLVSIDYRQDDRSSIIDGLSTMVMDGNLVKVVSWYDNEWGYSCRTVDLVNFTAAKMENANKDNVNIAI; this is encoded by the coding sequence ATGTCTATAAGAGTCGCTATTAATGGTTTTGGTAGAATAGGGAGATCTGTGCTTAGAATTGCAGAGGATAGATTAAGCGAGGATATTGAAATAGTTGCTATTAATGCAAGAGCTGATAGTGAAACCTTAGCTCATCTTTTTAAATATGATTCTTGCTATGGTAAATTTAATGGAACTATTGAAAGTACAGACGATACGTTAATTGTAAACGATAAACACATAAAGATATGTAGGGAAAGTGATCCAGAAAATTTACCTTGGGAAGCCTTAGGTGTAGATATTGTAATAGAATCTACTGGAATATTCAAAAAGAAAAAGGACCTTTTAAAGCATATAAAGGCTGGAGCTAAAAAAGTAATATTAACAGCACCAGGAAAAGATGAAGATATAACTATAGTTATGGGTGTTAACGAGGAAGATTTAAACATTAAAACTCATACTATAATATCAAATGCTTCTTGTACTACAAACTGCCTTGCACCCTTTGCAAAGGTTTTAGATGACAGCTTTGGTATTGTTAAAGGCCTAATGACAACTATTCATTCTTATACAAATGACCAACAGTTACTAGATAAGACTCATAAGGATTTAAGAAGAGCAAGATCTGCTGGTGAATCTATAATTCCAACAACAACAGGTGCTGCAAAAGCTGTAGGAAAGGTACTCCCAAATCTTAAGGGGAAGTTAAATGGATTCTCATTAAGAGTTCCTACTGTTACCGTGTCAATAACAGACCTTGTCTGTGAGCTTTCAAAAGATGTAACAGTTGAAGATGTAAATAATGCATTAAAGAAAGCTTCCATGGGTTCTATGAAAGGTATACTTGGATATTCAGAGGAGCCTTTAGTATCTATTGATTATAGGCAAGATGATAGGTCTTCAATAATAGATGGGCTTTCCACCATGGTAATGGACGGCAACCTTGTGAAGGTTGTTTCATGGTACGACAACGAATGGGGATATTCATGTAGAACAGTAGACCTCGTAAATTTTACTGCAGCTAAAATGGAAAATGCTAATAAAGATAATGTCAATATAGCAATTTAA
- the ric gene encoding iron-sulfur cluster repair di-iron protein — protein MIINANQKLGEVVSIFPRSSEIFNELKVDYCCGGHDSLGEALEEKGLNTEAIVQKLNEEYEKFIESNSEYRDWRKEKPTALIENIIDTHHNFTKRELREIDGLLFKILKVHFNHHGEELMKVHRLFGTLKIELEEHLIKEEENLFPLIEAYEETKDEKYKKAIHKFIKDTEDEHDAAGDILKELEKVTRDFTAPKGACTTFKLTYDKLHLLEKDLFIHIYKENSVLFNMI, from the coding sequence ATGATTATAAATGCAAATCAAAAACTTGGAGAGGTCGTTTCGATATTCCCAAGATCAAGCGAAATATTTAATGAACTAAAAGTAGATTATTGCTGTGGAGGACATGATTCATTAGGAGAAGCCTTAGAGGAAAAGGGATTAAATACGGAAGCAATAGTACAAAAACTTAATGAAGAATATGAAAAATTTATAGAATCTAATTCAGAGTACAGGGATTGGAGAAAAGAAAAGCCTACTGCGTTAATAGAAAATATAATAGATACTCACCATAATTTCACTAAAAGAGAACTTAGAGAAATAGATGGATTGTTATTTAAAATTTTAAAAGTTCATTTTAACCACCATGGAGAAGAACTTATGAAGGTTCATAGACTTTTCGGAACACTAAAAATAGAACTTGAAGAGCATTTAATAAAAGAAGAAGAAAATCTCTTCCCTTTAATTGAGGCCTATGAAGAAACAAAGGATGAAAAGTATAAAAAGGCAATTCATAAGTTTATAAAAGACACAGAAGATGAGCATGATGCAGCGGGAGACATATTAAAGGAACTTGAAAAAGTAACAAGAGATTTTACTGCACCAAAAGGAGCATGTACTACATTTAAACTCACATATGACAAGCTTCACTTATTAGAAAAAGACTTATTCATTCACATTTATAAAGAAAATAGTGTTTTATTTAATATGATTTAG
- a CDS encoding 2-hydroxycarboxylate transporter family protein: MKQKVTSFKSEYRIMGLSLSVFLLLSLVVLIATYLEVLPKGMVGAFPLMIIVGALLGEIGNHLPIIKDYFGGGPIVIIFGSAALVMYGVFPKYATDIMTNFMTGEGFLDFYIAALITGSILGMNRELLIKAAVRYLPAILGGVVVAISFVGILGAIIGYGAKEAILYIGIPIMGGGMGAGAVPLAKIFGSTLQKDPKEMLSIMVPAVALGNSLAIVVGGLLDKLGKVKPSLTGNGKLMSINEDVIVEKQEDNPIDYKLMAIGLLISGIFFLWGNIIGRFFPAIHPYAWMIISVAAVKALGIMPRKYEVACFQWFQFVMGNLTGVLLVGIGVAYTNLAQVIDAMTLQYLLLVGATVIGAALGSGVVGKLVGFYPIEASITAGLCMANMGGTGDVAVLSASKRMELMPFAQISSRLGGAFIMILASVILKLIL; the protein is encoded by the coding sequence ATGAAACAAAAGGTTACAAGCTTTAAATCAGAATATAGAATTATGGGATTAAGTCTTTCTGTATTTCTATTACTATCCTTGGTTGTGCTTATTGCTACTTACTTAGAAGTATTGCCTAAAGGTATGGTGGGGGCGTTCCCATTAATGATAATAGTAGGAGCATTGCTTGGAGAAATAGGTAATCATTTACCTATTATTAAAGATTATTTTGGAGGAGGCCCGATTGTAATAATTTTTGGATCAGCGGCTTTGGTGATGTATGGGGTGTTTCCTAAATATGCTACTGATATTATGACAAACTTTATGACAGGAGAAGGTTTTCTTGATTTTTATATAGCAGCATTAATAACAGGAAGTATACTAGGCATGAATAGAGAATTGTTAATTAAGGCTGCAGTAAGATATCTACCAGCAATTTTAGGTGGTGTAGTGGTGGCTATCAGTTTTGTAGGTATTTTAGGAGCGATTATAGGATATGGAGCAAAAGAAGCCATACTTTATATAGGGATCCCAATAATGGGAGGGGGTATGGGAGCTGGCGCAGTTCCTTTAGCAAAGATATTTGGATCAACACTTCAAAAGGATCCAAAGGAGATGCTATCAATTATGGTTCCAGCTGTAGCGCTTGGGAACTCATTAGCAATAGTTGTTGGTGGTCTTCTTGATAAACTTGGAAAGGTCAAACCTTCACTTACTGGAAATGGTAAGCTTATGAGTATAAATGAAGACGTTATTGTGGAAAAGCAAGAGGATAATCCTATAGATTATAAGCTTATGGCCATAGGACTTTTAATATCTGGTATATTCTTTCTATGGGGAAATATAATAGGGAGGTTCTTCCCAGCTATTCATCCTTATGCTTGGATGATTATATCTGTAGCTGCAGTAAAAGCACTTGGTATTATGCCTAGAAAATATGAAGTTGCATGCTTTCAATGGTTTCAATTTGTAATGGGAAATCTTACAGGTGTACTTTTGGTAGGGATAGGTGTTGCATATACTAACTTAGCTCAAGTGATAGATGCAATGACACTTCAATATTTACTTCTTGTAGGAGCAACAGTTATAGGAGCCGCTCTAGGATCTGGAGTTGTTGGAAAGCTTGTGGGGTTCTACCCAATAGAAGCTTCAATAACTGCTGGACTTTGCATGGCTAACATGGGAGGAACAGGAGATGTAGCAGTACTATCTGCTTCCAAAAGAATGGAACTTATGCCTTTTGCTCAGATATCTTCAAGACTTGGAGGAGCATTTATAATGATACTGGCTAGTGTTATATTAAAACTTATTCTTTAG
- a CDS encoding flavin reductase family protein, with the protein MTKRIFKASAILNPVPVVLITTQNKEGKTNVFTVGWVGTACTRPPMVTVAIRPERLSYDYIKETEEFVINLPNVSMTRIVDYCGVMSGRKVDKIDKLNLNTEESQKVLAPSLSDCPVNIECKVKSVTALGSHDLFLAEVVSISVDEEVIDDTDKICLERANLIAYSHGEYFALDNRPLGSFGYSIQRKKKKKKPISKE; encoded by the coding sequence ATGACAAAAAGGATATTTAAGGCTAGTGCTATATTAAATCCAGTGCCAGTAGTTTTAATAACTACTCAAAACAAAGAAGGTAAGACAAATGTCTTTACAGTGGGATGGGTAGGTACAGCCTGTACTAGGCCTCCTATGGTTACTGTAGCTATTAGACCTGAAAGATTATCTTATGATTATATAAAAGAAACTGAAGAGTTTGTAATTAACCTACCTAATGTTTCAATGACAAGGATAGTTGATTACTGTGGAGTTATGTCAGGACGTAAGGTAGATAAGATTGATAAGCTTAATCTTAATACAGAAGAGTCTCAAAAGGTCTTAGCACCATCTCTATCAGATTGTCCTGTTAATATAGAGTGCAAGGTTAAGAGTGTTACAGCCTTAGGAAGTCATGATTTGTTTTTAGCAGAGGTAGTATCTATTTCGGTAGATGAAGAGGTAATAGATGATACGGATAAGATTTGCCTTGAAAGAGCTAACCTTATAGCATATTCTCATGGTGAGTATTTTGCACTTGATAATAGGCCTTTAGGAAGCTTTGGATATTCTATACAAAGAAAGAAAAAGAAAAAGAAGCCAATAAGTAAAGAGTAA
- a CDS encoding Crp/Fnr family transcriptional regulator: MSKYSCDSCMSKLCAKKVPIFSFLSDDELRKIITMTGHLQFKKGEALCYEGESSDTLFIINEGKVKLSKITKDGKEQIVHILSSGDFFGELNLFNDEERYNFSGYAISNVKICTISKKDMDYILIRNPEISLKILKEVAKKLTSAENLAQNLATNDAEIRIAHMILEFSERYGKATKDGIKIELPINREEMANYCGITRETISRKLSVFEELNIIDFIGNKILIIKDEKSLRKYVE, translated from the coding sequence ATGAGTAAGTATAGCTGTGATAGTTGCATGAGTAAATTATGTGCTAAAAAGGTACCCATATTTTCATTTTTATCTGATGATGAGTTAAGAAAGATAATAACCATGACAGGTCATCTTCAGTTCAAAAAAGGAGAGGCACTTTGTTATGAAGGCGAGAGTTCGGATACCTTATTTATAATAAACGAAGGAAAGGTGAAACTTTCAAAGATAACTAAAGATGGGAAGGAACAAATAGTTCATATACTTTCTAGTGGTGACTTTTTTGGTGAGTTAAACTTATTTAATGATGAGGAAAGGTATAACTTCTCAGGATATGCCATTTCTAATGTAAAGATTTGTACTATTTCAAAAAAAGATATGGACTATATTTTAATAAGGAATCCTGAGATTTCTCTAAAGATATTAAAAGAAGTTGCAAAGAAGCTAACAAGTGCAGAGAACTTAGCTCAAAACTTGGCTACAAATGACGCAGAAATAAGAATTGCTCATATGATACTAGAGTTTAGCGAAAGATATGGTAAAGCCACTAAAGATGGTATAAAAATAGAACTTCCTATAAATAGAGAAGAGATGGCAAATTACTGTGGAATAACGAGAGAAACTATAAGTAGAAAGCTTAGCGTATTTGAGGAACTAAATATAATAGATTTTATCGGGAATAAGATCTTAATAATAAAAGATGAGAAGTCGCTTAGAAAATATGTAGAATAA
- a CDS encoding exodeoxyribonuclease III, with protein MKRIISWNVNGIRACVKKGFLDYFNAMDADIFCIQESKLQEGQIDLNLEGYHQYWNYAEKKGYSGTAIFTKEEPISVLYGLGIEEHDTEGRVITLEYDDFYMVTVYTPNSKPELARLTYRMQWEDDFREYIKKLDEKKPVIICGDLNVAHNEIDLKNPKNNSKNPGFSDEERGKFTSFIGSGFIDTYRYFYPNKEGAYSWWSYRFKARENNAGWRIDYFCVSKRLQERLVGADIHSEVLGSDHCPVELKIQL; from the coding sequence ATGAAGAGAATAATTTCATGGAACGTTAATGGTATAAGGGCTTGTGTTAAGAAAGGTTTTTTAGATTACTTTAATGCAATGGATGCGGATATATTTTGTATACAAGAAAGTAAGCTTCAAGAAGGACAAATAGATTTAAATCTTGAAGGATATCATCAGTATTGGAATTACGCTGAAAAGAAGGGCTATTCAGGAACTGCCATCTTCACCAAAGAAGAGCCTATTTCAGTACTTTATGGTCTAGGTATAGAAGAGCATGATACAGAAGGAAGAGTTATAACATTAGAATATGATGATTTTTATATGGTAACAGTATATACTCCAAATTCAAAGCCAGAACTTGCAAGGCTTACTTATAGAATGCAATGGGAGGATGACTTTAGAGAATATATAAAGAAGCTTGATGAAAAGAAGCCTGTTATAATTTGTGGTGATTTAAATGTTGCACATAATGAAATAGATTTAAAGAACCCTAAAAATAATAGCAAGAATCCAGGTTTTAGTGATGAAGAAAGAGGTAAATTCACAAGTTTTATTGGAAGTGGATTTATAGATACATATAGATACTTTTATCCAAATAAAGAAGGCGCATATTCTTGGTGGTCTTATAGATTTAAAGCTAGAGAAAATAATGCAGGATGGAGAATTGATTACTTTTGTGTATCCAAAAGGCTTCAAGAAAGATTAGTAGGAGCAGATATACACAGCGAAGTTTTAGGATCGGATCACTGTCCTGTAGAGCTTAAGATACAATTATAA
- a CDS encoding FprA family A-type flavoprotein, with amino-acid sequence MENFKMINEKTYWVGKVDDRDVPFHRLTLTKGTTYNSYLLMTEKPTIIDTVDMAFAREYTENLKSIINLEDIKYIIINHTEPDHSGALGSLASKAKNAVVVCTKFAVEELKEMYKLHTREFLVVGDGDSLDIGGKTLKFIETPYLHTEETMITYCEEDKTLFPCDIFSTHVANYEYFNDEAKEDITPDFIGYYTLIMHPHRRYVQDMIKKIKDLDIKIIAPSHGFILREDVKKFINIYDDMSKNTQSNKKALFVYSGMTSNTKKIALIMKESLEKDNIVTEIMDINKVSKEEALKSIEGTDMLLVGTSTKYGDAIGSLEDTIKELKDINLQGKIAGVFGSYGWSGEGIEVVQDHLNETNMNVLSTSNIIKSTGMTDIEFPIRVRFSPKTEDINKIEKASKFVADLLLNSI; translated from the coding sequence ATGGAAAACTTCAAAATGATTAATGAAAAGACTTATTGGGTAGGAAAAGTGGATGATAGAGATGTACCTTTTCATAGATTAACTCTAACAAAGGGAACAACATATAATAGTTATTTATTAATGACAGAAAAGCCAACAATAATTGATACTGTAGATATGGCCTTTGCAAGAGAGTATACTGAAAATTTGAAGAGCATAATAAACTTAGAAGATATTAAATATATTATAATAAATCATACTGAACCAGATCACTCAGGGGCACTTGGAAGCCTTGCTTCAAAGGCTAAAAATGCAGTTGTTGTATGCACTAAATTCGCAGTAGAAGAGTTAAAAGAAATGTATAAGCTTCATACTAGAGAATTTTTAGTAGTAGGTGATGGAGATAGTTTAGATATAGGTGGAAAGACACTTAAATTTATAGAAACACCTTATCTTCATACAGAAGAAACAATGATAACTTATTGCGAAGAAGATAAGACTTTATTCCCTTGTGATATATTCAGTACTCATGTAGCTAATTATGAATATTTTAATGATGAAGCAAAGGAAGATATTACACCGGATTTCATTGGATACTATACGTTAATAATGCACCCACATAGAAGATATGTTCAAGATATGATAAAAAAGATCAAAGATTTAGATATAAAAATTATAGCACCGTCACATGGGTTTATTCTAAGAGAAGATGTTAAAAAGTTTATAAACATATATGACGATATGAGTAAAAATACACAATCTAATAAAAAGGCGTTGTTCGTATACTCTGGAATGACTAGCAATACTAAAAAGATTGCTTTAATTATGAAAGAAAGTCTTGAAAAAGACAATATAGTAACTGAAATTATGGATATAAATAAGGTATCTAAAGAAGAGGCTTTAAAGTCCATTGAAGGAACAGATATGTTACTAGTTGGTACATCAACAAAATATGGAGATGCAATAGGAAGTTTAGAGGATACAATAAAAGAACTTAAAGATATAAACTTACAAGGGAAAATTGCAGGGGTATTTGGATCATATGGATGGAGTGGAGAAGGAATTGAAGTTGTTCAAGATCATTTAAATGAAACTAATATGAATGTTTTAAGCACTTCAAATATAATAAAATCAACAGGTATGACAGATATAGAATTCCCAATAAGGGTAAGATTCTCGCCAAAGACTGAAGATATAAACAAAATTGAAAAGGCATCAAAATTTGTAGCGGACTTGTTATTAAATTCAATCTAA
- a CDS encoding DUF1846 domain-containing protein, which translates to MKIGFDHKKYLEEQSKYILERVNDYDKLYLEFGGKLLFDLHAKRVLPGFDENAKIKLLHKLKEKVEIIICVYAGDIERNKIRGDFGITYDMDVLRLIDDLRGYDLEVNSVVITRYDDQPSTTVFINKLERRGIKVYKHRATKGYPTDVETIVSEEGYGKNPYIETTRPIVVVTAPGPGSGKLATCLSQLYHENKRGKVAGYSKFETFPVWNVPLKHPLNIAYEAATADLKDVNMIDSFHFDAYNKVSINYNRDIETFPVLKRIIEKITGEESVYKSPTDMGVNRVGFGIIDDEVVREASKQEIIRRYFKTGCEYKKGYVDKETFQRVKLIMEELNLKDSDRNVVMPAREYSAKLKQKAEENEICPVVTIELYDGTILTGRSSDIMDATAAVVLNAVKYLANISDSIHLISPVILEPIINLKMKTLDTKNTALSCEEVLIALSICAATNPTAQAAMEKLTMIRGCQAHSTTILRKSDEQTFIKLGIDITCEAEYPTENLYYNN; encoded by the coding sequence ATGAAGATAGGATTTGATCATAAAAAGTATCTTGAAGAGCAATCTAAATATATATTAGAAAGAGTTAATGATTATGATAAGCTTTATTTAGAATTTGGTGGAAAACTTTTATTTGATCTTCATGCAAAAAGGGTTTTGCCAGGATTTGATGAAAATGCTAAGATTAAATTATTACATAAGCTAAAAGAAAAGGTAGAGATAATTATATGTGTATATGCAGGAGATATAGAAAGAAATAAGATAAGAGGGGATTTTGGAATTACCTATGACATGGATGTCTTAAGGCTTATTGATGACTTAAGAGGTTATGATCTAGAAGTAAATAGCGTTGTAATAACAAGATATGATGATCAACCTTCAACTACTGTATTTATAAATAAGCTAGAGCGTAGAGGTATTAAGGTTTATAAACATAGGGCAACTAAGGGATACCCAACTGATGTTGAAACAATTGTAAGTGAAGAAGGCTATGGCAAAAATCCATACATAGAAACTACAAGACCTATAGTTGTAGTTACAGCCCCAGGACCTGGTAGTGGTAAGCTTGCAACTTGTTTAAGTCAGCTTTATCATGAGAATAAAAGGGGAAAGGTTGCTGGATACTCTAAATTTGAGACCTTTCCTGTTTGGAACGTTCCATTAAAGCATCCTTTAAATATAGCCTATGAAGCAGCAACAGCAGATCTTAAGGATGTAAACATGATAGATTCCTTTCATTTCGATGCATATAATAAAGTTTCCATAAACTACAATAGAGACATTGAAACATTTCCTGTACTTAAAAGAATAATTGAGAAGATAACAGGAGAAGAATCAGTGTATAAATCTCCAACAGATATGGGTGTTAATAGAGTAGGATTTGGAATTATTGATGATGAGGTAGTAAGAGAAGCGTCTAAACAAGAAATAATAAGAAGGTACTTTAAAACTGGTTGTGAGTATAAAAAGGGATATGTAGATAAGGAAACTTTTCAAAGAGTAAAGCTTATAATGGAAGAACTTAATTTAAAAGATAGTGATAGAAATGTAGTTATGCCTGCAAGAGAGTATTCTGCTAAGTTAAAACAAAAGGCTGAAGAAAATGAAATTTGCCCGGTGGTAACTATTGAGCTTTATGATGGAACTATATTAACAGGGAGGAGCTCAGATATAATGGATGCAACGGCGGCAGTTGTATTAAACGCAGTTAAATACCTTGCTAATATATCTGATAGTATTCATCTTATTTCCCCTGTTATACTAGAGCCTATTATAAATTTAAAGATGAAAACCTTAGATACTAAAAACACAGCTTTAAGCTGTGAAGAGGTACTAATAGCCCTTAGCATATGTGCTGCTACTAATCCTACAGCTCAAGCAGCTATGGAAAAGCTAACTATGATAAGGGGATGTCAAGCTCACTCTACTACAATTCTAAGAAAAAGTGACGAGCAAACATTTATAAAACTTGGAATTGATATAACCTGTGAAGCAGAATATCCAACAGAAAACCTATATTATAATAACTAA
- the alr gene encoding alanine racemase: MNSNIRSVWAEINLDVIGYNMRQVKSLLKDKEIIAVVKADAYGHGAAYVAPTLLENGATHLAVASIREAMELRYEGIKAPIIILGYMPIASATKVIENNIDQTVYGLDYAKELSKMAISMGKKAKIHIAIDTGMGRFGFLPNEDSFKEVLEIHSLKGIIVEGIFTHFSTSDEEDKEYTYNQFRKLQEFCDKLSSKGINIPLRHAANSGAIIDLPKTYLDAVRTGILLYGYYPSSYVNKEKISLKPALTLKTQVAYVKEMEEDMYISYGMTFKTERKSIIATLPIGYSDGYSRLLSGKAKVIINGRLAPVVGRICMNQCMVDVTDVGNVNIGDEVILIGEQGNLNIDANYIAEIMGTINYEVICMIKESIPRIFIKNGEIINVRD, encoded by the coding sequence ATGAATTCAAATATTCGGTCAGTTTGGGCTGAGATAAACTTAGATGTAATTGGATATAATATGAGGCAAGTTAAAAGCCTATTAAAAGATAAAGAAATAATAGCAGTAGTAAAAGCGGATGCTTATGGACATGGTGCTGCCTATGTTGCGCCTACATTGTTAGAAAATGGAGCGACACATTTAGCGGTAGCAAGTATAAGAGAAGCTATGGAACTTCGATATGAAGGAATTAAAGCGCCTATAATAATTTTAGGATATATGCCAATAGCCTCTGCAACAAAGGTAATAGAAAATAATATAGATCAGACAGTATATGGATTAGATTATGCAAAGGAACTATCGAAAATGGCCATAAGTATGGGAAAGAAAGCTAAGATACACATAGCTATCGATACGGGTATGGGTAGGTTTGGATTCTTGCCTAATGAAGATAGCTTTAAAGAAGTTTTGGAGATACATTCTTTAAAGGGAATTATAGTAGAGGGTATATTTACCCACTTTTCAACTTCAGATGAGGAAGATAAAGAGTATACTTATAATCAATTTAGAAAGTTACAAGAGTTTTGTGATAAACTTTCAAGTAAGGGTATAAATATACCTTTAAGACATGCGGCTAATAGTGGAGCTATAATAGATTTACCAAAGACTTATTTAGATGCTGTGAGAACAGGTATATTATTATATGGATATTATCCATCTTCATATGTAAATAAAGAAAAGATATCTTTAAAGCCAGCCCTTACATTAAAGACTCAGGTTGCTTATGTTAAAGAGATGGAGGAAGATATGTATATAAGCTATGGAATGACCTTTAAAACTGAAAGGAAGAGTATAATAGCAACTTTGCCCATAGGTTATTCAGATGGTTATTCAAGGCTTTTAAGTGGTAAGGCTAAGGTTATAATAAATGGAAGGTTAGCACCAGTAGTAGGCAGGATATGCATGAATCAATGTATGGTAGATGTAACTGATGTAGGTAATGTAAACATTGGAGATGAAGTAATATTAATTGGTGAGCAGGGAAATTTAAATATAGATGCAAATTATATAGCAGAAATTATGGGAACAATTAATTATGAGGTGATTTGCATGATTAAAGAAAGCATACCTAGGATATTTATTAAAAATGGAGAAATTATAAATGTCAGAGACTAG